From Pantoea sp. Ep11b, the proteins below share one genomic window:
- the birA gene encoding bifunctional biotin--[acetyl-CoA-carboxylase] ligase/biotin operon repressor BirA has product MKDHSVPLKLVDILSDGEFHSGEQLGETLGMSRAAINKHIQTLKSWGLDVFTVTGKGYSFSAPIQLLDETLILSQVKQGNVSVIPVIDSTNQYLLERMHELASGAACIAEYQQAGRGRRGRHWFSPFGANLYMSMYWRLEQGPAAAMGLSLVIGIIMAETLRSLGADDVRVKWPNDIYLKDRKLAGILVELTGKTGDAAQIVMGAGINLAMRSADASQINQGWINLQEAGVSVNRNELAARLINSLRDALPLFEQEGLTPFIARWAALDNFINRPVKLLIGEREVHGIARGVDSQGGLLLEQEGEIKSWVGGEISLRPV; this is encoded by the coding sequence ATGAAAGACCACAGTGTCCCGCTGAAGCTGGTCGATATTTTATCTGATGGTGAGTTTCATTCCGGCGAGCAGCTTGGCGAAACGCTGGGGATGAGCCGGGCCGCCATTAATAAGCATATCCAGACGCTGAAAAGCTGGGGACTTGACGTTTTTACCGTAACAGGAAAGGGCTACAGCTTCTCTGCACCGATCCAGTTGCTGGATGAGACGCTGATCCTCTCACAGGTTAAGCAGGGCAACGTCTCGGTGATCCCGGTCATTGATTCGACGAATCAGTATCTGCTGGAGCGGATGCATGAACTGGCGTCCGGTGCTGCCTGTATTGCTGAATATCAGCAGGCCGGTCGCGGACGTCGTGGCCGTCACTGGTTTTCTCCCTTTGGTGCCAATCTCTATATGTCGATGTACTGGCGTCTGGAGCAGGGGCCAGCTGCGGCGATGGGGCTGAGCCTGGTGATTGGAATTATCATGGCGGAGACATTGCGTTCATTAGGTGCCGATGACGTCCGCGTTAAGTGGCCCAATGACATCTACCTGAAAGATCGCAAACTGGCAGGGATCCTGGTTGAATTGACAGGTAAAACCGGCGATGCTGCACAGATTGTCATGGGTGCCGGAATTAATCTGGCGATGCGTTCAGCCGATGCATCCCAGATAAATCAGGGCTGGATCAATCTGCAGGAAGCCGGGGTCAGCGTGAATCGTAATGAACTGGCGGCCCGACTGATCAACAGTCTGCGTGACGCCCTGCCGCTCTTCGAACAGGAAGGATTAACGCCCTTTATCGCCCGCTGGGCCGCGCTGGATAATTTTATCAACCGGCCGGTTAAGCTGCTTATCGGCGAACGGGAAGTGCATGGTATTGCGCGTGGCGTGGACAGTCAGGGTGGCCTGCTGCTGGAACAGGAGGGTGAAATCAAATCCTGGGTTGGCGGTGAAATATCGCTGCGGCCGGTCTGA